tttttattattataatatctCCAAGTGAGGAACTTTATTTCTTATCTGCAAAACCAATCACTGAGTTTTCCTGCAATCTCATCTTTAGAAGAAATTATAATAAACAATTGCAATGGGAGGGGTTTGATTTCTTTTAACTTGCATCTGGCTCTAAAGTGTTGTTGAAAGTTGTATTTGCAAtgaaaaatttataaaaacattgttaaaaaggGATACAGTACACCTCtatatcaacatactataaatCTCAGTGTCAGTCCAACAATGTTGTATATAACTTTATTATACGTATAAAGTTGGCATATTGTTAGactttatttttgtgtatgACTTAACATGTCTAATCAGCAAcagaaaaaatgtgttgaaagcCCCTTAATGACCATGATATGAGCATGTCAGAAAAACCTTTACCTGTTTGCGCAAAACATTGTAACTCTTAAAAAATgctttgggaaccactgaccTGAAGTGTATATGGAGGACCTTTAACGTTAGCCACTTGGCTACAGCTAGAGCTGCTTTGAATTTTTCAAATTACTCGGCATAACAAAGTGACGTTTTCGATTATTACTAAACTGCAAACTAAAATAACTAAGCGTATTACTTATGGTTGCTTACAGCTATGGCAGAAGTGATGAAGCAGAGCTTTCGTTGTGGTATCAGTGGCTATGCTAGCACACTTGCTAGCTGTAGTGTAAGTTAGTTTCTCTCACCAGCATCCAGCTCAATGTTGTACGTTGCTATGGCGTCCAGAGATAACCTGTAACTTTCGAAGTTGGGGTCCAACAGCTCTCTGTTGACCTTcaaggaagaatttgacaaggCCATGTCTTTTAAACGTGACAGGTTTGTCCACAAGTTGATTTGAAGCAAGAAGATTCAAGACTGTTGAATAAGTCAGGCACGCGCTTCCTGTTTTGACGCACCCGGAGCCATTTTACAGCGGACAGGATCTGCCCGGATTCTCATTGGACTTGGAGTTGTtgcatttcttgtatttcttctgctttttcGAAGAGTTCTTGTTATTTATCCCACATCGTTTTTGATAactgttaaatgttttaaaacatgTAGTCGTCCTAACAAAAACGTATTCATGTGGAGATAAAGTGCGCTATCTGACCCGGGTTTTAGCAATAATGTTGTCGGTAAGCGGAACCGATAAGCCTTTTACCGTTTTTAGACGGTACGGTTATGTGAAGGGACCGTATGTTCACCAGCTGATCCATCTCGACAAAAAGTAACGTATCCCTGATATCTAGCgaaataaaacgtgttttttcaATATTTACCTGCAATCGTTGAATCCGAAACGGAAACTGCTATCGTTACCGTTTGTGTTTGAGACAGATCATGAGCAAAGACTCCCAGATGAGGGCGGCAATAAACCAAAAGCTGATAGAAATGGGGGAACGGGAGCGGTGAGTGGAGATTTTCTCTAAAGTGATTTTGGTCAGAAACGATTTAAGAGACAGCAGTGGTCATTGTggttatgtttaaataaactaCACCTCCTTAATCAAgtacaactccttaattatgttaatacTGTATCAAAAAAATTCTATGTAAacaccgtacatatccacactgcttatatttctactctgatgtTTATATAGTCTTGCAagtgtaacacagaatttcccttcggggatcaataaagtatttctgattctgatcaggTAAACTAAATGTGTGGCCGCAGGTTGAAAGAATTGCTCAGGGCTAAGCTGGTGGAGTGTGGATGGAAGGATCAGCTGAAAGCACAGTGCAaaggtattgtgtgtgtgtgtgtgtgtgtgtgtgtgtgtgtgtgtgtgtgtaacgatGCTTTCATGAAACTGGATCTGGATATGAAGTCATGAATTATTTTGTGCAGATGTCATCAAAGAAAAGGGTCTGGAGCATGTTACAGTGGAGGACCTGGTCACAGAAGTCACACCAAAAGGCAGAGGTACCAATCTCcagacatacaaacacaacagcagcagtttattgaggttttgtgtgtaaaatctGCTTAAGAAAAGGAGAAACCTTTGCTGGGTCAGTCATTGAAAACTCCTGCTGTACAGTCAAACTTTGATTGAGTCCAcgtaacttttattttaaatctagTGGAGATCCAAATGTATCTAAAGATATCCCATTTTTGGGcaaatatgaatgaaataatGCTAAAGACATCTCAAATGTATTGATCCCACCCTGAGAAATTAAAGTGATTGGTAATGGAAGAGAAACTAGAAAACTATTTAtaaaaattaattgttttaaaacaaaaataaaaggtaCTAAATACAATAGTTACCactattattactatattaCTATTACTACACTACTACTTTATTGCAGGGTTCAAACTctacattttaaaagatttaaataaatactttaatttCTCAGTTGTAAAAGGCAAATGGCTCCACATTTGGCCAGTTTACATCTGGCGTGTTTCTGAAAAAGAGAGTCTTGCGCCAAAACAGTTGGCGCAAGACTAGCagtacagtacatcaaaaaatgtcaaagtgctTAAAGATGGAGTTTGCCATTTTAAtcccaaaaatgttttagtcaAATTCAGTGAATGTTCCGCACGAAGTCCGTCCTGTGTGTGCCCTGGTAAAAAGATGCCGTGTTCATACACAGCCCTGGCTCTGTTAATGGGGAAACAAACAAGCCACACAACACTATTCCGTTCATGCTCGTTCACAGGACAGGGGGAAGACCATGGAtgtagaaagagagaggcagtgAGAGCTAGTAGGACAGTAAATTTGGCAGATGCTAACATTGTAAAAGGAGCACTGACTGGAGGGGTGGATTTGTTCGGTTGTTGAGTTCTAACATTAACAATATTCCTCCAAAATCgcagactcaaaccttttttttaagtaaaaacacaaaaacaaaaaaaacaaagagtacAATCTCACAAAAGATGCTGAAATTGTGATCTCTCTCTTACACAGCGTGCTAATTTCTTTCAATCAGAGCTTCACAGACATGAAAGCTCCTCTGTAAACATACGCCGCAAATTCTTGACCCATGTTTTTACAGATACTATCAAACATAAAATGTTGAGTTCCTAATGAGACAATGGTATTCTTTGGTACATTTAGTGATGTTAGTGTTACTGAACCCTGGCATAttgacactttgtttctctcctATGCAGCACTTGTGCCAGACAGTGTGAAGAAAGAGCTCCTGCAGAGAATCAGAGCTTTTCTAGCTCAACACGCAACCTTGTGAATGAGACGATTCCGGTCTAGACATTTTTTTACTCACTGTAGATCCACAATTAAAATCCAAACTGTTCTCATTGTGAGCAATGCTGaagtgttatttttattttgtattgtgtgttttcATATTGATTTTAGTTTGTTATGCATcagttttggaaaaaaataaataaagtcatgCCTATTTTGGTCATTGGGGGTCCTGACTTGTTCTTTAATACTGCTTAAGACCTGTTTGACATGTGATAGATGTCCTCTTTCAAACCAAAAAA
Above is a window of Etheostoma spectabile isolate EspeVRDwgs_2016 chromosome 14, UIUC_Espe_1.0, whole genome shotgun sequence DNA encoding:
- the LOC116701537 gene encoding transcription and mRNA export factor ENY2-2, with the translated sequence MSKDSQMRAAINQKLIEMGERERLKELLRAKLVECGWKDQLKAQCKDVIKEKGLEHVTVEDLVTEVTPKGRALVPDSVKKELLQRIRAFLAQHATL